A region from the bacterium genome encodes:
- a CDS encoding pitrilysin family protein, protein MPHYYSFSLGLFINCGSRDESLEDNGITHFTEHMLFKGTTGKSSLDIVKFIEGLGGSFDAFTTKESLIIITKFLSEHLESVFGLIAEMLLQSKVDETDIAKEKAVILEEIKSDVDDPSEYIFDLLFDNLFPGHPMGLPIAGTQESVSGIDVNKARRFYHELLTRKMVIAVSGKFDHDAITALVRSKFTNQIGAQPERTPPSGQPKRLTVQTKKEITQVHLAFAMPSISYASPQRHAVLLLSTLFGGGMSSRLFQGLREKDGLVYDVHSFVDFYGDCGVFGYYLVCDKKNAAKASQRIHTIFNEITQNGFTDEELEIAKTYITGNTLLSMESSTNRMMRLGRELLQLGKITEIDELISKIKGVSREEIMALAQNYLQPDKYTATAVGPVTEKEIKEIFELS, encoded by the coding sequence ATCCCCCATTATTATTCGTTTTCGCTCGGACTTTTCATAAACTGCGGCTCCCGCGACGAAAGTTTAGAAGACAACGGCATTACCCACTTCACCGAACACATGCTGTTCAAGGGCACGACCGGCAAATCATCGCTGGATATCGTGAAATTCATTGAAGGCCTGGGCGGTTCGTTCGACGCTTTTACCACCAAGGAAAGCCTGATCATCATCACCAAATTTCTGTCCGAACACCTGGAGAGCGTTTTCGGCCTGATCGCCGAGATGCTGCTTCAATCCAAGGTGGATGAAACTGATATTGCCAAGGAAAAAGCCGTAATCCTGGAAGAGATCAAATCCGATGTGGACGATCCGTCCGAGTATATCTTCGACCTGCTGTTCGACAACTTGTTTCCCGGACACCCGATGGGACTGCCCATTGCCGGCACCCAGGAATCAGTATCCGGGATCGATGTTAATAAAGCCCGCCGGTTTTACCATGAACTGCTAACGCGGAAAATGGTCATCGCAGTCAGCGGCAAGTTCGATCATGATGCCATAACCGCTTTGGTGCGCAGTAAATTCACCAATCAAATCGGCGCGCAGCCCGAGAGGACACCGCCCTCAGGTCAGCCAAAACGCCTTACCGTCCAGACCAAAAAGGAAATAACGCAGGTCCACCTTGCATTCGCAATGCCTTCTATTTCCTACGCTTCACCGCAACGGCACGCGGTATTATTATTATCAACGTTGTTCGGCGGCGGCATGTCGTCCCGGCTTTTTCAGGGTTTACGGGAAAAGGATGGCCTGGTTTACGATGTCCACTCGTTCGTTGACTTTTACGGTGACTGCGGTGTTTTCGGCTATTACCTGGTCTGCGACAAGAAGAACGCGGCAAAGGCCAGCCAGCGGATACACACCATATTCAATGAGATCACGCAGAACGGTTTCACGGATGAAGAGCTCGAGATCGCCAAGACTTATATTACCGGCAATACCCTGCTCAGCATGGAAAGCTCAACTAACCGCATGATGCGGCTGGGGCGCGAGCTCCTGCAGCTGGGCAAGATCACTGAGATCGATGAACTGATCAGCAAGATCAAAGGCGTGAGCCGCGAAGAGATAATGGCATTGGCGCAGAATTACCTCCAGCCGGATAAATACACGGCAACAGCCGTGGGCCCGGTGACCGAAAAGGAAATCAAGGAAATTTTCGAGCTGTCGTAA
- a CDS encoding riboflavin synthase, which produces MFTGIIEDKGIIRALSKTGGNTVNIDIQSSLKVSPGDSIAVQGVCLTIVSVRKKGFIVQAMVQTQDITTLSRWKTSDVVNLERALTMEGRIGGHIMLGHIDETGRLIRISGNVYHFQVNPRNAGYVISKGSISIDGVSLTIGSKSQNIFTVSLIPYTLKVTTLGNLRLRSPVNIEYDYLVKILKSTT; this is translated from the coding sequence ATGTTTACAGGAATAATTGAAGACAAGGGGATAATCCGCGCGCTGTCAAAGACCGGTGGCAATACAGTCAATATCGATATCCAGTCATCGCTGAAGGTCAGTCCTGGCGACAGTATCGCGGTCCAGGGCGTATGTCTGACCATAGTTAGCGTACGGAAAAAAGGATTCATTGTCCAGGCGATGGTCCAGACACAGGATATCACGACTCTGTCCCGCTGGAAAACCAGTGACGTTGTGAACCTGGAGCGAGCACTCACCATGGAAGGACGTATCGGTGGACACATCATGCTCGGGCATATTGACGAAACCGGACGGTTGATCAGGATCAGCGGTAATGTGTACCATTTTCAGGTCAATCCCAGGAACGCCGGGTACGTGATATCCAAGGGTTCCATCTCTATCGATGGCGTGAGTTTAACAATTGGCTCGAAATCACAGAACATTTTTACCGTTTCCCTGATCCCTTATACGCTTAAAGTGACGACACTGGGTAATTTAAGGCTTCGTTCACCGGTAAATATTGAGTATGACTATCTGGTAAAGATTCTGAAGAGCACAACTTAG
- a CDS encoding carboxypeptidase-like regulatory domain-containing protein gives MPLVFDMKCADSAKSAVAVLLAGLVFTLLIAADHGSIKGFVKDASNGEKLSYANVYIENTSIGTSTDEKGYYYIPAVPAGSCRLIISYLGYETDHHDITVNPGDVITINAELVPTTIQVQGVTATAERDRFEKDVEVSHVTFTKREIKSVPMMFESDLIKVIQLMPGVVTMHDLSNKMYVRGGSPDENLVLLDGIIVYNPSTHLGGLFSTFNPDAVSEAELYAGGFPAQYGDRLSAVLDIETKEGNSKEYTGEASMGLVTSKIMVEGPIPKGSILLSGRRTYFDAIVWAYDKLFSKDVSLPYYFYDGVGKLNFNLSNEDRFTLTGFGGADVLGLEEEFDTSEKIDLSWGNRGASLRYRKVLTPKLYGEFIGVWSNFFTHFRYTDYADTTNNMHLFEELISYNGKGDFTFLMNDRNTLGFGLQAENLKIDHYWEVEEGLFTWPSEKSNLIAAYVQDKIEWVPPLLFVQPGVRFIYYDKGRRLCFDPRIGVKYRYGENTAFNLAVGKYSQFLVTVNTQESYFSLFDFWQPVDATHDPPFSVHAITGIEQWFDKQTKFTVECYGKKYYNLLIPSEDDVFFSMPAESLRVGNGYALGVDVFLKKSIGMLSGWISYSLGWTRRTVDNESYFPRYDRRHSVNTVIGSQVPRIVPFFRGGTISLRWNISSGLPYADDIARYHYWYYSPNDEFPHREWEWRYIKGRRDAFRLPMSHRLDAHYEKNVRFFGLTGQWYIDVINVYAQKNVLFFDWEYYDEQTDQYLDIPRKKGYSILPVPIPSVGFSFKF, from the coding sequence ATGCCGCTGGTGTTCGATATGAAATGCGCTGACAGCGCGAAATCCGCCGTCGCTGTTTTATTGGCAGGTTTGGTTTTCACCTTGCTCATTGCCGCTGATCACGGCAGTATCAAGGGGTTTGTCAAGGACGCGTCGAACGGCGAGAAATTGTCCTATGCCAACGTATACATTGAGAATACGAGTATCGGCACCAGCACCGATGAAAAGGGTTACTACTACATACCGGCCGTGCCTGCGGGATCATGCCGGCTGATCATATCCTATCTCGGTTACGAGACGGATCATCACGATATTACTGTTAATCCCGGTGATGTCATCACGATCAATGCCGAACTCGTGCCCACGACGATCCAGGTCCAGGGCGTGACCGCGACCGCGGAACGCGACCGGTTCGAAAAAGACGTCGAGGTCAGCCACGTAACATTTACCAAGCGTGAGATAAAGTCGGTCCCGATGATGTTCGAATCCGATTTGATAAAGGTCATACAGCTGATGCCTGGCGTGGTGACGATGCACGATCTTTCCAACAAGATGTACGTGCGCGGCGGCAGTCCGGACGAGAACCTGGTTCTTTTAGACGGGATAATCGTCTATAACCCGTCGACGCACTTGGGCGGACTTTTTTCCACGTTCAATCCTGACGCCGTGAGCGAAGCCGAGCTCTACGCGGGCGGATTCCCGGCGCAGTACGGCGACCGACTTTCCGCGGTCCTTGATATCGAGACCAAGGAAGGCAATTCAAAAGAATATACTGGTGAGGCCAGTATGGGGCTTGTTACCTCCAAAATCATGGTCGAAGGACCAATCCCAAAAGGGTCGATCTTGCTCAGCGGTCGAAGGACATACTTTGACGCCATTGTCTGGGCGTATGATAAGTTGTTCAGTAAAGACGTTTCGTTGCCGTATTATTTTTACGACGGCGTCGGCAAGCTTAACTTCAACCTCTCGAACGAAGACCGGTTCACGCTGACCGGGTTCGGCGGAGCCGATGTCCTGGGTCTTGAAGAGGAATTCGACACTTCCGAAAAGATCGATCTGAGCTGGGGTAACCGCGGCGCTTCGCTGCGTTATCGTAAGGTCCTGACGCCAAAACTATACGGGGAGTTCATCGGCGTGTGGAGCAATTTCTTCACGCATTTCCGGTACACCGACTACGCCGATACCACCAATAACATGCATTTGTTCGAGGAACTGATCAGTTATAACGGGAAGGGCGATTTCACATTCCTGATGAACGACCGGAACACACTGGGTTTTGGTTTACAGGCGGAAAACTTAAAGATCGATCATTACTGGGAGGTCGAAGAAGGGCTGTTCACCTGGCCTTCGGAGAAATCGAACCTGATCGCCGCATACGTCCAGGATAAGATAGAATGGGTGCCGCCGCTCTTGTTCGTTCAACCCGGGGTACGGTTCATATATTACGATAAAGGTCGCCGGTTATGCTTTGATCCAAGGATCGGCGTGAAATACCGTTATGGCGAGAACACAGCGTTCAACCTGGCGGTCGGGAAATACAGCCAGTTCCTGGTCACGGTGAACACCCAGGAATCCTATTTTTCGCTGTTTGATTTCTGGCAGCCGGTCGACGCAACGCACGACCCGCCTTTCAGCGTTCATGCAATTACCGGGATCGAACAATGGTTCGATAAGCAGACCAAGTTTACGGTCGAGTGTTACGGCAAAAAATATTATAACCTCCTGATCCCGTCGGAAGACGATGTTTTTTTCAGCATGCCGGCAGAGAGCTTGCGTGTGGGTAACGGGTATGCTCTTGGTGTCGATGTGTTTTTAAAAAAGAGTATCGGCATGTTATCAGGGTGGATCAGCTACTCTCTGGGCTGGACCAGAAGGACGGTCGATAATGAGTCGTACTTCCCGAGGTATGACCGGCGGCATTCGGTCAATACGGTCATTGGATCCCAGGTCCCTCGTATCGTGCCTTTTTTCCGGGGCGGCACCATCAGTTTACGATGGAACATCAGTTCCGGCCTGCCGTATGCAGATGATATCGCGCGCTATCATTATTGGTACTATTCTCCCAATGATGAATTTCCTCATAGAGAATGGGAATGGCGATATATAAAAGGAAGGCGCGATGCCTTTCGGCTGCCGATGTCGCACCGACTGGATGCACATTACGAGAAAAATGTGAGATTCTTTGGATTGACCGGGCAGTGGTACATCGACGTCATCAACGTTTACGCGCAGAAGAACGTCTTGTTCTTTGACTGGGAATATTACGACGAACAGACCGACCAGTACCTGGATATACCGAGGAAGAAAGGATATTCGATCCTGCCCGTGCCGATCCCGTCCGTAGGTTTTAGTTTCAAGTTCTGA
- the hypE gene encoding hydrogenase expression/formation protein HypE codes for MYDKITLGHGSGGSLTGRLIRKTILKVFRDPVLRRLEDSAAVLIRNETRTGKLRGMKIAFTTDSYVIDPIFFPGGDIGKLAVCGTVNDLAMKGAVPRYISLSLIIEEGLAFVDLEKILRSAAATARQAGVAVVCGDTKVVDKGKADKIFINTSGIGFVKVTLGREKIKAGDKILINGTIGDHGIAVMNARLKLGLRSRMASDTAPLNLITKRLFDSKAGPHIHFMRDPTRGGVVSVLHEALEGSGFGIKLDESCLPISPEVHGACEILGLDPLYVANEGKFLMFIDPRYAGLALKVMQRHVFGKKAAMIGEVVSQPRGVWLHTNIGGTRPLLQLETEGLPRIC; via the coding sequence ATGTATGATAAGATAACTTTAGGTCACGGCTCGGGCGGATCCCTGACCGGTCGATTGATCAGAAAAACGATCCTAAAGGTTTTCCGCGATCCGGTGTTGAGGAGACTTGAGGATTCAGCGGCGGTTCTTATACGAAATGAAACCCGTACGGGTAAGCTTCGGGGGATGAAGATAGCGTTCACGACTGATTCTTATGTGATCGACCCTATTTTCTTTCCCGGCGGTGATATTGGCAAGCTCGCGGTCTGCGGCACGGTCAATGACCTGGCGATGAAAGGCGCTGTTCCACGCTATATTTCGCTGTCCTTGATCATTGAAGAAGGCCTGGCATTTGTTGATCTGGAAAAGATCCTGAGATCCGCTGCCGCAACCGCAAGACAAGCCGGCGTTGCTGTGGTCTGCGGTGACACCAAGGTTGTCGATAAAGGTAAAGCCGATAAGATTTTTATTAATACCTCGGGGATTGGATTCGTAAAAGTCACGCTGGGAAGGGAAAAAATAAAAGCAGGCGACAAGATCTTGATCAACGGCACGATCGGCGACCACGGCATCGCGGTCATGAATGCACGTCTAAAGCTGGGTTTGCGCTCAAGGATGGCCAGTGACACCGCGCCGCTCAATCTGATAACCAAGCGCCTGTTTGACAGCAAAGCAGGTCCTCATATCCATTTCATGCGCGATCCGACTCGCGGCGGCGTTGTTTCCGTGCTTCATGAAGCGCTTGAGGGTTCAGGTTTTGGCATCAAGCTCGATGAGAGTTGCCTGCCGATTAGCCCGGAAGTACATGGTGCCTGTGAGATCCTGGGATTAGATCCGCTATATGTCGCGAATGAGGGAAAATTCCTGATGTTCATTGATCCGCGGTATGCCGGACTGGCGCTCAAAGTAATGCAGCGGCACGTCTTTGGAAAAAAAGCGGCGATGATCGGCGAAGTCGTATCCCAACCACGCGGCGTATGGCTGCACACGAATATTGGCGGAACCAGGCCGTTACTACAACTCGAAACCGAGGGTCTGCCGAGGATCTGCTGA
- the truD gene encoding tRNA pseudouridine(13) synthase TruD, whose amino-acid sequence MKLKVCPEDFIVEEVIDLPLSQQGPYTIIKLRKQYWNTLDVIDYAARRLSVARNRFERAGLKDRYSLSTQYLSFKGKFPGIIADNNFSLTPVGYAMEPVSPAKLVANKFTIVLRDLNDHESVKAADNCALVKTWGIPNYFDEQRFGSARHHQGFFAKKLVQEHYKGALKLLLCYPYKEDGAAIKRFKKCCLDSWGVWERCAEQAPREYRGIMNFLLSHPKDYREAIKCIDRELLKLYLLAYQSYIFNQALYLLIRDGSSGTREVAYSVGTFLFYGELKDIGSLREVELPMVNEKTKLAGSPGDKVKEVLAEEGIELKKFALRKMRFRGVRFKPFMRKVLVFPGDLNIEPEQPDDRYPGKKKIKLEFSLPSGSYATMVVKRLMI is encoded by the coding sequence ATGAAACTCAAAGTCTGCCCAGAAGATTTTATCGTTGAAGAGGTCATCGACCTGCCTTTATCCCAGCAAGGTCCTTACACTATCATCAAGCTGCGCAAGCAGTACTGGAACACTCTCGATGTGATCGATTACGCGGCGCGTCGTCTATCCGTGGCAAGAAATAGGTTCGAACGGGCGGGCTTGAAAGACCGGTATTCACTGTCAACCCAGTACCTTTCATTCAAGGGAAAATTCCCCGGCATAATCGCCGACAATAACTTCTCGCTGACGCCGGTCGGCTATGCCATGGAGCCGGTGAGCCCGGCGAAGCTCGTCGCCAACAAGTTCACCATTGTATTGCGCGACCTCAACGATCATGAATCAGTAAAGGCCGCAGATAACTGCGCGCTGGTAAAGACTTGGGGCATTCCCAATTATTTCGACGAACAACGATTCGGTTCAGCCCGGCATCATCAGGGTTTCTTTGCGAAAAAACTGGTCCAGGAGCACTACAAGGGCGCACTCAAGCTGCTGCTTTGTTATCCCTACAAGGAAGACGGCGCGGCGATCAAACGTTTTAAGAAATGTTGTCTTGATTCCTGGGGGGTATGGGAGCGGTGCGCGGAGCAGGCACCGCGTGAATACCGGGGAATAATGAATTTTCTGCTTTCCCATCCTAAGGACTATAGGGAAGCGATCAAATGCATCGACCGGGAGCTGCTGAAGCTGTACCTGCTTGCCTACCAGTCGTACATTTTCAACCAGGCATTGTACTTGCTGATCCGCGATGGATCTTCGGGCACGCGGGAAGTTGCGTACAGCGTCGGTACTTTTTTATTTTACGGGGAGTTGAAGGACATCGGATCGCTGCGGGAAGTGGAACTGCCTATGGTCAACGAAAAGACAAAACTCGCAGGTAGTCCCGGCGATAAAGTAAAGGAAGTCCTGGCAGAAGAGGGGATCGAGCTCAAGAAGTTCGCTCTGCGCAAAATGAGGTTCAGGGGGGTACGTTTTAAGCCGTTCATGAGAAAGGTGCTGGTCTTCCCCGGGGACTTGAATATCGAGCCGGAACAGCCTGACGACCGGTATCCAGGCAAGAAAAAGATCAAACTCGAGTTCAGCCTGCCGTCGGGATCGTACGCGACGATGGTCGTCAAAAGGCTAATGATATAG
- the rpsO gene encoding 30S ribosomal protein S15, translating into MPLEKTKKTELIGSFKQHESDTGSPEVQIAILSERIKILTEHLKQFPKDRHSRQGLIKMVNDRRRHLNYLMRKDRARYTKIVDSMGLRR; encoded by the coding sequence ATGCCATTAGAAAAAACAAAGAAAACGGAACTGATCGGTTCTTTTAAACAGCACGAAAGCGATACCGGGTCACCTGAAGTGCAAATCGCCATTCTCAGTGAACGTATTAAGATTTTGACCGAGCATCTTAAGCAGTTCCCCAAGGACCGCCATTCGCGCCAGGGGTTGATAAAGATGGTCAATGACCGTCGTCGACATCTAAATTATTTGATGAGAAAAGATCGTGCCCGGTATACCAAGATCGTTGATTCCATGGGTTTAAGAAGGTAA
- the ribD gene encoding bifunctional diaminohydroxyphosphoribosylaminopyrimidine deaminase/5-amino-6-(5-phosphoribosylamino)uracil reductase RibD, with protein sequence MPAPVQNAFDDMYMLEALALAKKGWGRTGVNPLVGAVVTNQLRVVGRGFHRKLGEAHAETVALLEAGSRAQDGTLYVNLEPCCICGRTPPCVDLIKKTGIARVVIGMIDPNPSVNGGGAECLRQAGIRVDIPVMEQASMNVNRWYVKYITQKMPYIILKIATSREGRISNFPKKYITSEPALRFVHSLRSQVDAIMVGINTVHRDDPFLTDRLVGRSNPARVVLDPRLRIAPDAHFFEPDARRIIVTGVNSDQSRMKDLASQGVEFIVMPADYFLLDTVFKKLAELEIGSIMVEGGGLVFSEILGKKMFDELYVFVAPVSGGDGANMFEEISHIVNLSDVQAIQTGEDLLYHVYRNN encoded by the coding sequence ATGCCAGCGCCTGTACAGAACGCGTTCGATGACATGTATATGCTCGAAGCGCTGGCGCTTGCGAAAAAAGGATGGGGACGTACGGGCGTGAACCCGCTGGTTGGCGCGGTCGTTACGAACCAGCTCCGAGTAGTGGGACGCGGGTTTCACCGGAAATTAGGCGAAGCGCACGCCGAGACGGTCGCCCTGCTGGAGGCAGGCAGCCGGGCCCAGGACGGTACTCTCTACGTAAACCTTGAACCATGCTGCATCTGCGGTCGAACGCCGCCCTGTGTTGACCTGATCAAAAAGACCGGAATTGCCCGGGTCGTGATCGGCATGATCGACCCCAACCCTTCGGTCAATGGCGGCGGCGCAGAATGCCTGAGGCAGGCCGGGATCCGAGTGGACATACCGGTCATGGAACAGGCATCAATGAATGTCAACCGCTGGTACGTCAAATATATAACACAAAAGATGCCATACATTATTTTGAAGATCGCCACCAGCCGCGAAGGCCGGATCTCGAATTTTCCTAAAAAATACATCACGTCCGAACCCGCCCTCAGGTTCGTGCATTCCCTGCGCAGTCAGGTTGACGCGATCATGGTCGGGATCAATACGGTCCATCGTGATGACCCGTTCCTGACGGACCGGCTGGTCGGAAGGTCTAATCCGGCGCGTGTCGTTCTTGACCCGCGGCTTCGCATTGCACCGGATGCGCATTTTTTCGAACCAGACGCTCGGCGGATCATCGTCACCGGTGTTAATAGCGACCAGTCAAGGATGAAAGACCTGGCCAGCCAGGGCGTGGAGTTCATTGTCATGCCGGCAGATTATTTCCTGCTGGATACGGTTTTCAAGAAACTCGCGGAACTTGAGATCGGCTCCATCATGGTGGAAGGCGGGGGATTGGTTTTTTCTGAAATACTGGGCAAGAAGATGTTCGATGAACTGTACGTTTTCGTGGCGCCGGTAAGCGGTGGAGACGGCGCTAACATGTTCGAGGAAATATCTCATATCGTGAATCTGTCTGATGTTCAGGCGATTCAAACCGGGGAGGATCTTTTATATCATGTTTACAGGAATAATTGA
- a CDS encoding DUF6512 family protein, producing the protein MQQQIRRWELIGAIVIIVLGSAFHFVYEWLGNWRPAALIFAVNESTWEHLKLAFWPAIFWSLIERVRWTKTGNGIANFFIAKAVALYIMPILIVGIFYSYTAILGDNFLILDISSFILAVCVGQYCSYRILSAKPLSATLRPIAMAAIIIITICFLLFTFMTPRFFLFHDPVTGGYGIPGN; encoded by the coding sequence ATGCAACAGCAGATCCGACGGTGGGAACTTATTGGAGCCATTGTGATTATCGTTCTCGGCTCGGCATTTCATTTTGTTTATGAATGGCTGGGAAACTGGCGGCCGGCCGCTCTGATCTTTGCGGTTAATGAAAGCACCTGGGAACACCTGAAACTCGCCTTCTGGCCTGCTATTTTCTGGAGCCTTATCGAACGGGTACGCTGGACAAAAACCGGGAATGGTATAGCAAATTTCTTTATTGCCAAGGCGGTCGCGCTATATATCATGCCGATCCTCATCGTAGGTATATTCTATTCCTATACCGCCATCCTTGGCGATAATTTTCTGATCCTTGATATCAGTAGTTTTATTCTTGCGGTTTGCGTCGGCCAATATTGCAGCTACCGTATTCTCTCTGCAAAACCCCTGTCAGCGACGCTGAGGCCGATCGCTATGGCAGCGATCATTATCATCACTATCTGTTTCCTGTTATTTACTTTTATGACACCCCGGTTCTTCCTTTTTCATGACCCAGTAACCGGCGGCTACGGTATTCCCGGTAATTAA
- a CDS encoding polyribonucleotide nucleotidyltransferase has protein sequence MFSVDLQVGEKILRLESGRLAKQSAGSVVVSYGETIILVCVNYRPEPDKSTDFLPLTIEYREMAFAAGKIPGGFIKRETRPSDGEILSSRLIDRPIRTLFPKGFRNEVQIIAYVLSSDVEHYADTLGIIGATTALLLSEIPFTTPLAGVRVGMKQDGSLIINPSLTQQVECRLNLVVAGTRDSIVMIEGGASEVSEQDIAGALRFAQPELARIIEMEEKIRDAIGKKKIETIEPFVEEALAADIRAALGDEVQQLFHFKEKTAREEAKYQLIKTVAEKLAERDENIEIKVSGVVDEIIEAKMRSMVLAEKKRFDGRGLDDVRNVSCEIGILPRTHGSALFTRGQTQSLAATTLGTASDEQIVDVIYGDSSKSFMLHYNFPPFSVGEVRPMRGPGRREIGHGALAERAIMPVLPKDEKFPYTIRVVSNILESNGSSSMASVCSASLALMDAGVPIKAAVAGISIGLVKEGEKYELLSDIIGDEDHYGDMDFKVAGTKDGITAVQLDLKIQGVSVDLLEKGMAKAKAVREHILNIMNSTISVAHTELSKYAPKIVAFIVPKAKIGEVIGPGGKVIRKLCADYTVTIDIDDDGKVTIAGVDTHNVEKALSAVQGIVAEAEIGKTYTGKVTRIMNFGAFVEILPGKEGLVHISKLSRQRVKKVEDVVKVGDEIVVKVYEIDDQGRINLIRKE, from the coding sequence GTGTTTTCCGTAGACCTTCAAGTCGGTGAAAAGATCCTGCGCTTGGAAAGCGGGCGGCTGGCAAAGCAGTCAGCCGGTTCGGTCGTGGTCTCCTATGGTGAGACAATTATTCTAGTGTGCGTCAATTACCGGCCCGAGCCGGATAAAAGCACGGATTTCCTGCCGCTGACCATTGAATATCGCGAAATGGCTTTTGCCGCGGGCAAAATTCCTGGTGGTTTTATCAAACGCGAGACCAGGCCATCGGATGGCGAAATATTGTCGTCCCGGCTGATCGACCGTCCGATCCGTACTTTGTTCCCAAAAGGTTTCAGGAATGAAGTGCAGATCATCGCCTATGTGTTGTCCAGCGACGTTGAACACTACGCTGACACGCTGGGGATCATCGGCGCCACGACCGCGCTCCTGTTATCCGAGATCCCGTTCACGACCCCCCTAGCGGGAGTGCGTGTCGGTATGAAACAGGACGGGTCTTTAATCATCAACCCGTCGCTCACCCAGCAGGTAGAATGCCGTTTGAACCTGGTCGTTGCCGGTACCCGGGATTCGATCGTGATGATCGAAGGCGGTGCCTCCGAAGTTTCAGAGCAGGATATCGCCGGAGCCCTGCGGTTCGCCCAGCCAGAGCTGGCGCGGATCATCGAGATGGAGGAAAAGATCAGGGACGCGATCGGTAAGAAAAAGATCGAGACCATTGAACCCTTCGTAGAAGAAGCGCTGGCCGCTGACATCCGCGCCGCGCTGGGCGATGAGGTCCAACAGTTATTCCATTTCAAGGAAAAAACCGCCCGGGAAGAGGCAAAGTATCAATTGATCAAGACCGTCGCGGAAAAATTAGCGGAGCGCGATGAGAACATCGAGATAAAGGTCAGCGGGGTGGTCGATGAGATCATTGAAGCGAAAATGAGGTCGATGGTGCTGGCGGAGAAAAAACGTTTTGACGGCCGTGGCCTCGACGACGTCAGGAATGTCTCGTGCGAGATCGGCATCCTGCCCCGTACCCATGGTTCGGCTTTATTCACGCGGGGGCAGACCCAGAGCCTCGCCGCCACGACCTTGGGCACCGCGAGCGATGAGCAGATCGTGGACGTGATCTACGGCGATAGTTCGAAATCATTCATGCTGCATTATAATTTCCCGCCCTTTTCCGTGGGCGAGGTCAGGCCGATGCGCGGGCCAGGCCGCCGGGAAATAGGGCACGGCGCGCTAGCCGAACGGGCGATCATGCCGGTGCTGCCCAAAGATGAGAAGTTCCCCTACACGATCAGGGTCGTTTCCAATATCCTTGAATCCAACGGTTCATCATCGATGGCAAGCGTGTGCAGCGCTTCGTTGGCACTCATGGACGCGGGCGTGCCGATCAAGGCCGCGGTCGCCGGCATCTCTATCGGATTGGTCAAAGAAGGGGAGAAGTATGAATTGCTCAGTGACATCATCGGCGACGAGGACCACTACGGCGACATGGATTTCAAGGTTGCGGGCACGAAGGACGGCATCACCGCGGTTCAGCTGGACCTGAAAATTCAGGGCGTCAGCGTTGACCTGCTCGAAAAGGGCATGGCAAAGGCGAAAGCGGTGCGCGAGCACATCCTCAATATCATGAACAGCACGATCAGCGTTGCGCATACCGAATTGTCAAAGTACGCGCCGAAGATCGTCGCTTTCATTGTACCTAAAGCCAAGATCGGCGAGGTCATCGGACCGGGCGGTAAGGTCATAAGGAAACTGTGCGCGGACTATACGGTCACGATCGATATCGACGATGACGGCAAGGTCACGATCGCCGGCGTCGATACTCACAACGTGGAAAAGGCTCTGAGCGCGGTCCAGGGGATCGTGGCGGAAGCCGAAATAGGCAAGACGTATACCGGGAAGGTCACGCGGATCATGAATTTCGGGGCTTTCGTGGAGATCCTGCCCGGCAAAGAAGGACTGGTGCACATATCCAAGCTGTCGCGGCAGCGCGTCAAGAAAGTAGAGGACGTCGTAAAAGTGGGAGATGAGATTGTCGTCAAGGTCTACGAGATCGACGACCAGGGGAGGATAAATCTCATCCGTAAAGAATAA